Proteins from a single region of Acanthochromis polyacanthus isolate Apoly-LR-REF ecotype Palm Island chromosome 11, KAUST_Apoly_ChrSc, whole genome shotgun sequence:
- the LOC110953668 gene encoding cholecystokinin-like — MTAGLCVCVVLAVLCTSCLGLPFSYQPFDEGQRSISAPSQALLEAGTHTLGEPHLRHRRSAPQLKALPLAEEDADSRANLSELLARLISSRKGSVRRNSTANSRGGGLSANHRITDRDYLGWMDFGRRSAEEYEYSS, encoded by the exons ATGACTGCAgggttatgtgtgtgtgtcgtgcTGGCTGTCCTATGTACGAGCTGTTTGGGGCTCCCCTTCTCCTACCAGCCCTTCGACGAGGGCCAGCGCTCCATCTCGGCTCCTTCTCAAG CTCTCCTCGAGGCTGGCACCCACACCTTGGGAGAGCCACACCTCCGACACAGGCGCTCTGCCCCCCAGCTGAAAGCTCTTCCTCTGGCTGAGGAGGATGCAGACTCCCGGGCCAACCTTAGCGAGCTGCTTGCCAGACTCATCTCCTCCAGGAAAG gcTCTGTGCGCAGAAACtccacagcaaacagcagaggtggTGGACTGAGCGCCAACCACCGGATAACAGACAGGGACTACTTGGGCTGGATGGATTTCGGCCGTCGCAGCGCAGAGGAGTACGAATACTCCTCGTAA